The genome window GTTCGCGGGGTACGTGAGGACCCGGCCGCGTTGAGTCTGGTGGCGCAGCCGATCGTGGACCTCGCCACGGGTGAGGTGGCCGGGTATGAGGCGTTGGCCCGGCTGCCCGCGGCGTGGGGTGTCGCGCCGGACGTCTTCTTCGCCGAGGCCCACCGGGTGGGGTGTTCCGCGCAGGTGCAGGCGTTGGTGTGCGCGGCGGTGGTGGACCTGCTGCCGTCTCTGCCGGTGGACACGTTCCTCACCTGCAACGTGGACCCCAGCGACCTGGCCACCGAGGAGGCCATCGCCCCGCTGCTGGAGCAGCACTCGTTGTCGCGGCTGGTGGTGGAGGTCACCGAGCACGCTTGGCCTGAGGACCCGGCCCCGGTCGACGCGGCCTTGCGGCGGCTGCGTGCCAAGGGGGCGTTGGTCGCGGCCGACGACGTCGGGGCGGGCTATGCCGGGCTGAACCAGCTGATGCGGTTGCGGCCGGACCTGGTCAAGGTCGACCGCGCCTTGGTGGAGAACCTGGGCACCGACCCGGCCGCGGAGCTGCTGGTCAAGGTGCTCGGTGAGCTGTGCAGCCACCTGGATGCATGGGTAGTCGTGGAGGGCGTGGAGACCCAGACCCAGCTGGCGGCACTGGCCCGCCTCGGGGTCCCGCTCGGGCAGGGCTGGCTGCTCGGGCGACCTGCGCCGCCCTGGGCGCCCTCGGCGGCCGTCGACCTGGTCCGTCGCCGGGCGGCGATGGCGGTCGTGGAGGAGACCATCACCCCGCTGCTGGACACGAGCACCGTGCCGCACGTGCGTGACGCCGTCGGCCGGTGGTGGCTGCTGGCCGCCGAGGGCGCGCAGCCCGCGATGACCATGGCCCCGTCGACGTCGGTCGTCGAGGCTGCGGCCCGCGCGGTGGCCCGCCCGCCGGATCAGCGCTGGACCCCCGTGCTGGTGACCTCCCGTACCGGTGACGTCATCGGCCACGTCAACGTCGAGGCCCTTGTGCTGGCCCTGACCCGCACCGCCCGCCCCTGACCAGGCCGCTTCCGTCAGGGCGGCCTCCGCTGACATGCGGTCCCTGCGTCGGGCACGCGGGCTGTCGGTCGATGCTGCGGTGCCGCTCAAGGGTGTCCTGGCCCGTGACGACATCGGGTGCGGCCCACTGCCTGCTAGAGGGCATCAGCCAAACCCCGCGCCCGGGGTCGAAGTCACCCGAAGGACGAGGAAACCACGATGAGCAGCGAACACGCCGGCTCCAGCACCCGTGACGGGATCGCTCTGCTGATGGCCGCGATGCGTGACGACCCCGTGGCAGTCGCGCTGCTGCTGGAGGACTGGAGTGCGAGGCAGACCCGGGACGTCGCGGTGTTCTGCGCCTACCTCGCTGCCGGGCACCTCAAGGCGGCAGAGACCCAGCACTCCCAACCGGGACTGTACGACGCGGCCCTGCACGACGTCGCCCTGCAACTCGCCGCCACCGGCCGCACCACCCTGACCGAGTAATCCTCCCGCAGCCCCCTCAACTTTGCGGCGGCTGCGCCGATCAAGACGTGGCTGCTCCGGCTCCCGTTACGGAGCGATACACCCTCGAACGGTCACCCTCATCACCGTCACTGCCACACGTCGACCTGTCGGTCGATCGTCCTTTTCGTCCCAACCTCACCGCGCCCCCGCGCCCCCTGTTCAGGAGTCCTTATGAGCATCACCGCCGCCGACCGTCACGAGGGTCTTGCTGTCGAGCGGTCCCGCCGTCGCGGATCCCGCCTGCTGAGCTGGTCGTTGCCGGTGAAGATCGGCGCGCAGGTCGCGGTGACCGGGCTGGCGTTCGGGGTGATCCTGGTCAGCAACACGGTCATCAACGCGCAGCGGACCGAGGCCAACGCCGCCCAGCGGCAGGCCACCTCGGTGGTGGAGCACGTCCTGGGGCTGGAGGTCGCCAGCCAAGAGGTCAGCCAGGCCGTTCTGCTAAGCGTGGTCGACCCGGCTGCTTCCGCGTCGCGGTACGAAGAGGCACTGGCCCACCACACCGAGGCTGTTGAGGCGACGATGTCCGACGGTGAGGCCGCGCAGAACGAGCAGCTGGACACTCAGCTCGCGGGTCTGGCTGAGCAGGACGAGGCCTTCTTGGTCGAGGCCGACCGGTTCGTCGCCCTCGCCGGCAGCGAGCCCGCTGCCGCCGCCGCCGAGGTCGACACCATCAGCGTGTCACAGCAGGCCTACACCGACTACCTGGGTGAGCTGGAGTCCACCTTGAAGGAACGTGAGGCCGCCGCCACGCAGGCCGCCACCGCCGCCGGAGCGCTGGCCGCAACCGTGCTGTGGATCTCCTCAACCGTCGGGCTGCTGCTGGCCGGGGTGGCGGCGTTCGTGCTGTACCGCACCACCGGCCCGGCCCTGCTGAGCACCGTCCGCGCGCTGGAGACCCTCGCCGCCGGTGACCTACGGGTCAACGCCGAGCTCGGCCGCACCGACGAGGTCGGCCGGATCGGCACCGCCGTCGACGCCCTCGCGGTGAGCCTGCGCACCTCGCTGGGTCAGGTACAGGCCGGCGCCGGGCAGCTGTTCTCCTCCGCCGAGCAGCTCAACTCCGGTGCGAGCGAGGTCGCCGCCGCCGCGGACGAGTCCAGCCAGCAGGCCAACGTCGTGGCCGCGGCCGCGGAGCAGGTCACCCGCAACGTGCAGACCGTCGCCGCGGGTGTGGAGGAGATGGGCCAGTCCATCCGCGAGATCGCCCACAACGCCCAAGAGGCCGCTCACGTGGCCGGAGACGCCGTCACCGTGGCCGGTGACGCGAACACCATCGTCACCCGCCTCAGCGAGTCCAGCCAGCTCATCGGCGAGGTCGTCCGCGTCATCACCACCATCGCCGAGCAGACCAACCTGCTGGCCCTCAACGCCACCATCGAGGCCGCCCGCGCCGGAGAGGCCGGCAAGGGCTTCGCCGTGGTCGCCACCGAAGTCAAGGAACTCGCCTCCCAGACCAGCAAGGCCACCGACGACATCGGCAAGCGGGTCGCGGCGATCCAGGCCGACTCCGGTGACGTCGTCGGCGCCATCGACACCATCCAGACCACGATCGGGCGCATCCACGACATCCAGACCACCATCGCCTCCGCGGTGGAGGAACAGACCGCCGTCACCGCCGAGATGGGCCGCTCCCTGGCCGAAGCCGCCGCCGGCTCCGCCGAGATCGGCGCCGGCATCACCGCCGTCGCTGCCGCTGCCGAACAGTCCTCCGCCCAGGCCCAGACCAGCGCGGAGTACACCCGCGGCCTGACCAGCCTCAGCCAGGAACTGAACAGCACCGTGGCCCGGTTCACCCTGTGACCCTTCGGCGGGCCCGGGTCGTCGACCTCGACGAGGTCCCCGGTCAGGCGCACATCGCAGCCACGACAGCCGACACCTAACCTAGGTGCACAACGGGGCCCGGGTGCCGGGCCGCGGCCGGGACGACTCCTTTAGGTTAACCGGCAGTGCATCCCCGGCAGGCGGTCGTCATGCGGGTCAAGACCTCGATCTCTCCCGGGTGGGCGCCAGCGGGTCGCCATCGTGACCATGGTCCGACCGCCGCGGCGGGTACATGCTGAGGTTCAGTGGCCTCAGGATGTGGCGAGTTGGGCGACGTGACGCCGGACGATGCCGTCGGCGCGGGCTGCCGGCATTCGTGCGGGTTCAGCGGCACGGGCGATGGCGAGACCGTCGAGGACGGCGAGCAGGTGTGCGGCCTCGAGATCGGCCTCACGGTCGGGGAACAGCTTCTCGATCCATCTGCGCAGGAACTGCTCGGTCTCTGACCATCCGGTGGCGAAGGCGTGGGCGACAGGACCCTGCTGGGTGGCCTTCGCGGCGTACCACAGCCAGACGACCGAGGGCGCGACGTCGTCGTCTGCGGCGTTGGCCAGGAGCAGGCAGAAGGCGAGGAAGGCAGCCGTCGCACCCTGCTGGTCCATGGCCTCGCGGGTGCGCTGCTCGGCCCGGGTCTTGAACTGCGTCGTCACGTGGTCGGCGGCCGCGACTAGCAGTGCGTCCTTGGTGCGGAAGTGGTGCTGGACCGCCCCGATCGACACCCCCGCCTCAGTGGCCACCCGCCGTACGGACAGGCCGTCGAGTCCGTCGCGGACCAGCACTCGCACGACCGCGTCCATCACCAGCCGTTCACCACGCTCGCGGCGGGACGGCTTGTCCCCGGGACCCCGGCCCACTATCTTCACCGCCATACGCTCGTATGGCGAGCCTGGGAGGGTGGTCATGGATCGACGGTACGCCGGGGCCATCGCCTGGGTGCTGAGCGCCGTGGTGCTGCCCGTGCAGCTGGTGGTGGCGCTGCGGTGGCCGGAGGGCTACTCGGTGACCGCCAACGCCATCAGCGATCTCGGTGTCACCGAGTGCGGGCAGTTCGACGAGGGCGGCGGCGAGCAGCGACGTCCGGTCTGCTCCCCGTGGCACGGGCTCTTCAACACCGCCCTGGTCGTCTCCGGGCTGCTGGTCGCACTCGGTGCCGCCCTGCTGCACCGCTGGTGGCCCGGGCGGTCCGGACACGCAGGCACCACCCTCCTGGTGATCGCCGGGGGGCTCGTCGCTGTCGTCGGCCTGGCGCCGTGGGACACCCACCCCGCCCTCCACGACATGGCCGCACTCGGACAGGCCGCCGCCCAGTGGCTGGCCATGGGCCTGCTCGCCGCAGCGGCCGGCGCCGGCGCGTTCCGCCGCGTCACCATGGGTGCACTCGTGCTCTCGGTAGCCGGGTTCGCCGCGTTCGTGGCCGGGATCGAGGGTGCTGAGGTGCCCATCGTGGGGTTGGGCGGAGCCGAGCGGCTCTCCTTCGACACCCTCACCCTCTGGACGGCCGGTGCCGGTGTCTTCGTGCTCGCCCGAAGACACGGCCACGTCCCAGACCCGGCACCACGACCGATCGGAGCGCGAGATGCCTGAACAGTCCCGACCACGCCTGGCCATCGGTATTGGTGTCGGCCTCGTCGTACTCGGCGCGGTGCTGGCCCTGGCGTTCGCCGACGTGGAGACCCCTGTGATCGGGCTACGCCAAGCCGGCGTGGTCCTGATCGTCATCGGCGCCATCGACATCGTCGCGGTGCTCGCAGCCCGGAAGCGCTGAAGAAGCCCTCCCACTCACGGTCGACCCGGCCCCGCGCGATTCAGCCTGGCGCACCAGTCGACTCGACCCATTGACCTCCCTGCTTACGTCAGAACCTGACGAGACGACACGGTCCTCGACCTGTCAGAGCATCACGGCGACGGCACACCGGGTTCGGTCGTCTGGGTCCCGGTGGACGACCTCCCGGTTCTCCATGCCGAGCTCGGGCAACGTCGGCACGCTGGCCTGCGACCCGGGATCGACCGCAGGGCACCGGGTGGCCCGACCATGGACGTCACCGACCCGTTCGGCAACGTGCTGCGCCTCT of Aquipuribacter hungaricus contains these proteins:
- a CDS encoding EAL domain-containing protein, with product MAQPIVDLATGEVAGYEALARLPAAWGVAPDVFFAEAHRVGCSAQVQALVCAAVVDLLPSLPVDTFLTCNVDPSDLATEEAIAPLLEQHSLSRLVVEVTEHAWPEDPAPVDAALRRLRAKGALVAADDVGAGYAGLNQLMRLRPDLVKVDRALVENLGTDPAAELLVKVLGELCSHLDAWVVVEGVETQTQLAALARLGVPLGQGWLLGRPAPPWAPSAAVDLVRRRAAMAVVEETITPLLDTSTVPHVRDAVGRWWLLAAEGAQPAMTMAPSTSVVEAAARAVARPPDQRWTPVLVTSRTGDVIGHVNVEALVLALTRTARP
- a CDS encoding methyl-accepting chemotaxis protein produces the protein MSITAADRHEGLAVERSRRRGSRLLSWSLPVKIGAQVAVTGLAFGVILVSNTVINAQRTEANAAQRQATSVVEHVLGLEVASQEVSQAVLLSVVDPAASASRYEEALAHHTEAVEATMSDGEAAQNEQLDTQLAGLAEQDEAFLVEADRFVALAGSEPAAAAAEVDTISVSQQAYTDYLGELESTLKEREAAATQAATAAGALAATVLWISSTVGLLLAGVAAFVLYRTTGPALLSTVRALETLAAGDLRVNAELGRTDEVGRIGTAVDALAVSLRTSLGQVQAGAGQLFSSAEQLNSGASEVAAAADESSQQANVVAAAAEQVTRNVQTVAAGVEEMGQSIREIAHNAQEAAHVAGDAVTVAGDANTIVTRLSESSQLIGEVVRVITTIAEQTNLLALNATIEAARAGEAGKGFAVVATEVKELASQTSKATDDIGKRVAAIQADSGDVVGAIDTIQTTIGRIHDIQTTIASAVEEQTAVTAEMGRSLAEAAAGSAEIGAGITAVAAAAEQSSAQAQTSAEYTRGLTSLSQELNSTVARFTL
- a CDS encoding TetR/AcrR family transcriptional regulator, whose product is MTTLPGSPYERMAVKIVGRGPGDKPSRRERGERLVMDAVVRVLVRDGLDGLSVRRVATEAGVSIGAVQHHFRTKDALLVAAADHVTTQFKTRAEQRTREAMDQQGATAAFLAFCLLLANAADDDVAPSVVWLWYAAKATQQGPVAHAFATGWSETEQFLRRWIEKLFPDREADLEAAHLLAVLDGLAIARAAEPARMPAARADGIVRRHVAQLATS
- a CDS encoding DUF998 domain-containing protein codes for the protein MDRRYAGAIAWVLSAVVLPVQLVVALRWPEGYSVTANAISDLGVTECGQFDEGGGEQRRPVCSPWHGLFNTALVVSGLLVALGAALLHRWWPGRSGHAGTTLLVIAGGLVAVVGLAPWDTHPALHDMAALGQAAAQWLAMGLLAAAAGAGAFRRVTMGALVLSVAGFAAFVAGIEGAEVPIVGLGGAERLSFDTLTLWTAGAGVFVLARRHGHVPDPAPRPIGARDA
- a CDS encoding DUF5708 family protein codes for the protein MPEQSRPRLAIGIGVGLVVLGAVLALAFADVETPVIGLRQAGVVLIVIGAIDIVAVLAARKR
- a CDS encoding glyoxalase superfamily protein; amino-acid sequence: MSEHHGDGTPGSVVWVPVDDLPVLHAELGQRRHAGLRPGIDRRAPGGPTMDVTDPFGNVLRLCQANR